A genome region from Trichoderma asperellum chromosome 7, complete sequence includes the following:
- a CDS encoding uncharacterized protein (EggNog:ENOG41) — protein sequence MASMPYKDITSSPPFTFVVGPDEKEHTIHSALVAHQSEALNALINGGMKESIERRVIWKEISEEVFIDFSQYVYTGDYDGAKPSKREVPGRVAPLRVSPIGDACWIPPHLRKKGKSESSIWTKKRLLWHKFQALDPLPSQDSAPSLGSSAICDYTDVFLSHARMYVFADYYGIDPLQILALHKLLRALILFDDQGGSCGDIIQLVRYSFEQTVDKWDQDDELRSLVCLYAACQVEDLWKDTEFKDIMKTLPDFSTGLITAMLDRLD from the exons ATGGCGTCCATGCCCTACAAAGA TATTACCTCTTCGCCCCCCTTTACATTTGTCGTCGGTCCAGATGAAAAAGAACATACGATCCATTCTGCTCTTGTCGCACACCAGTCCGAAGCTTTGAATGCGCTCATCAATGGAGGGATGAAGGAGTCCATAGAACGGCGCGTTATATGGAAAGAGATAAGCGAGGAAGTTTTCATTGACTTTAGCCAATACGTATACACTGGAGACTACGACGGAGCGAAGCCTAGCAAACGTGAGGTACCAGGGAGAGTGGCTCCTCTTCGAGTTTCGCCCATTGGAGACGCATGCTGGATTCCCCCTCACTtaaggaagaaaggaaagtcCGAAAGTTCTATTTGGACTAAGAAAAGGCTGTTATGGCACAAATTCCAAGCACTCGATCCATTACCGTCGCAGGATTCTGCTCCCAGTTTGGGGTCGTCTGCTATTTGCGACTATACTGATGTATTTCTCAGCCATGCGCGGATGTATGTATTTGCGGATTATTACGGAATTGATCCTTTGCAAATCTTGGCGCTCCATAAATTACTGCGAGCTTTGATACTTTTCGACGACCAGGGAGGGAGCTGTGGCGATATAATTCAGCTTGTACGATATTCTTTTGAACAGACTGTTGATAAGTGGGACCAGGATGATGAATTGAGATCGCTCGTTTGTTTATACGCTGCATGTCAAGTGGAAGATTTATGGAAGGACACAGAGTTTAAAGACATTATGAAAACGTTGCCTGATTTCTCTACAGGGCTGATTACAGCAATGCTAGATCGGCTTGATTAG
- a CDS encoding uncharacterized protein (EggNog:ENOG41) yields the protein MLQLYYQFFAQSRQYNSNIYQLSSTILQLYLLSTLKLQSRTIQNLSSIFRLQSRQNIKMKELVIYRQSTYKGFVRETEIPKPGPKDVLIKVAYAGLNPKDWKSTKNRDESNAFNAGDDVAGIIEAVGSEVFEYKPGDRVAGFHRMFQPHGTYAEYTVVPASTTFRLPPNISLESGAGLPLSFMTAALALYQYLGVPLPTTVGDFRQKTPILIWGGATAVGAYALQLAKLSKIGPIITVAGNGIDFVRSLNAADHIIDYRKGDVTRQILDAAGPAQIKIAFDAVSGHGSYERITEVLLASGGGHINMVDPPTDQSWKFPENVKFTRTFVSSAYHVSHSFINEEQAYADGEFAYFFYRYLSHLLAEGKFRPHPVEVLPDGLNGIPDGVQALFDGQVSAKKLVARVGK from the exons ATGCTACAGCTATACTATCAATTCTTCGCTCAGTCCCGTCAATACAACAGCAATATTTATCAGCTAAGCTCTACAATACTACAGCTATACCTTTTATCTACGTTGAAACTTCAATCCAGAACAATTCAGAACCTCTCATCAATATTTCGTCTTCAATCAAGACAGAACATTAAAATGAAGGAGCTCGTCATCTATCGCCAGTCCACCTACAAAGGCTTTGTGAGAGAGACTGAAATTCC GAAGCCAGGCCCGAAGGATGTTCTCATCAAAGTTGCTTATGCCGGGCTAAATCCAAAGGATTGGAAG TCTACCAAAAATCGTGACGAATCAAATGCATTCAACGCCGGCGATGATGTGGCTGGCATCATCGAAGCTGTGGGGTCTGAAGTATTTGAATACAAACCGGGCGACCGTGTTGCAGGTTTCCACAGAATGTTCCAGCCTCATGGAACTTATGCAGAGTACACTGTTGTCCCGGCCTCTACTACTTTCCGTCTGCCCCCCAATATTTCCCTCGAATCAGGAGCCGGGCTTCCTTTGTCCTTTATGACAGCGGCCCTCGCTCTGTACCAGTATCTGGGCGTTCCCCTCCCAACGACTGTTGGTGATTTTCGTCAAAAGACACCCATCTTGATTTGGGGCGGAGCAACTGCTGTCGGGGCATACGCCCTCCAACTAGCTAAGCTGAGCAAGATTGGGCCCATAATCACTGTTGCTGGAAATGGAATCGATTTTGTCCGATCCCTGAACGCAGCAGACCATATTATCGACTATCGAAAGGGAGATGTGACTCGCCAAATCCTTGACGCCGCCGGGCCTGCCCAAATCAAGATTGCATTTGACGCTGTATCCGGACACGGCAGTTATGAGCGTATTACTGAGGTTCTTCTTGCATCGGGCGGCGGCCACATCAATATGGTGGATCCCCCAACCGATCAAAGCTGGAAGTTTCCCGAGAATGTCAAGTTCACTCGCACATTCGTCTCCTCTGCTTATCACGTCTCGCACAGTTTTATCAATGAAGAACAAGCATACGCTGATGGCGAATTTGCGTACTTCTTCTATCGATACCTGAGTCATCTCCTAGCAGAAGGCAAATTCAGACCACATCCTGTAGAGGTACTTCCAGACGGTCTAAACGGTATTCCCGACGGAGTTCAGGCTTTGTTTGATGGTCAAGTCAGCGCTAAAAAGCTTGTGGCACG CGTTGGGAAATAA
- a CDS encoding uncharacterized protein (EggNog:ENOG41~TransMembrane:1 (o315-335i)), translating into MATPACSRCSRLKIACVGCGQLRYKFKDQTDLQVVRSSKKARSKASPQFETESDSPGSIISIASSRDSARSGAFISLLDITDPSYDLRCYGPWFKDLPRRLGTNEALDAAVEAMVGFYPHLRRHEQSSLSRGSLVKYVNALQALRTCLNDPQKASKAETLCAVYILLICQGWTGKDNDQKVSHGEGLAFLLTAAESGQSSDQFHETIRDTLYVPVILEAIFNPRIRLGSWFLRFKDRAFGPPAPITHGAQKMMSLELKSLARIPDLIREPAKYIDDISNSYQRMRIEIPLLKAALHLADALASKSPTSGFIKTRIQYQVSFGLLVGCALIFNGYLRAFGADDGNMVEEADNMANDAIKLAHDASQYRPLGASFVPLCLIPAWTATDDIEIQQRVVEALMVYQDDFSPATSRGWYIMAYWLRGEMDRIRSGLGPSPVEDYSERQWGTIMLDEKGNLMCGDDVSDWFYSSD; encoded by the exons ATGGCCACGCCCGCCTGCTCTCGGTGCTCGCGCTTGAAAATCGCCTGTGTGGGCTGTGGCCAGCTGCGATACAAGTTCAAGGACCAGACGGATCTGCAGGTGGTGCGATCGTCTAAGAAAGCCCGAAGCAAAGCATCCCCCCAGTTTGAGACCGAGAGTGACAGTCCAGGgtccatcatcagcattgCGTCCAGCAGAGACTCTGCTCGATCGGGTGCTTTTATTTCTCTGTTGGACATCACCGATCCCAGCTACGATCTTCGCTGCTACGGCCCGTGGTTTAAGGATCTGCCTCGGCGTCTGGGCACCAATGAAGCTCTGGATGCGGCGGTAGAGGCCATGGTAGGATTCTACCCTCACCTGCGAAGGCATGAGCAGTCATCTTTGTCTCGGGGCTCGCTGGTCAAGTATGTAAATGCGTTGCAAGCGCTGAGAACCTGCTTGAATGATCCCCAGAAAGCAAGTAAAGCGGAGACGCTGTGCGCCGTATATATCCTGTTGATTTGCCAA GGATGGACAGGAAAAGACAATGATCAAAAGGTGAGCCATGGAGAAGGGCTTGCATTCTTGCTTACCGCGGCAGAGTCTGGTCAATCTTCAGACCAGTTCCATGAAACTATACGTGACACCCTCTATGTGCCAGTT ATTCTAGAAGCCATATTCAACCCCAGAATACGGCTTGGCTCTTGGTTTTTGCGGTTCAAGGATCGCGCCTTTGGTCCACCAGCCCCCATTACTCATGGCGCACAAAAAATGATGAGCCTGGAGTTAAAGAGCCTCGCTCGAATTCCAGATCTGATACGTGAACCTGCCAAATACATTGACGATATTTCAAACTCATATCAGCGAATGCGCATCGAAATCCCGCTGCTTAAAGCCGCTCTGCACCTGGCCGATGCTCTTGCCTCCAAATCGCCGACGAGCGGATTTATAAAGACTCGTATCCAGTATCAGGTGTCCTTTGGCCTCTTAGTGGGGTGTGCTCTGATTTTCAACGGATATCTGCGAGCCTTTGGAGCTGATGATGGGAACATGGTTGAAGAAGCGGACAACATGGCCAACGATGCCATTAAACTGGCTCACGATGCCTCTCAGTATCGGCCTCTAGGCGCCAGCTTCGTACCCCTGTGCCTCATTCCAGCCTGGACGGCCACGGACGACATTGAGATTCAGCAAAGAGTGGTTGAAGCACTGATGGTCTACCAAGACGACTTTTCGCCCGCCACAAGCAGGGGCTGGTACATCATGGCATATTGGCTGAGAGGTGAGATGGATCGCATTAGAAGCGGATTGGGGCCATCGCCGGTAGAGGATTACAGCGAACGGCAGTGGGGGACAATAATGCTTGATGAGAAGGGCAATTTGATGTGCGGTGATGATGTAAGCGATTGGTTTTATTCCTCGGATTGA
- a CDS encoding uncharacterized protein (EggNog:ENOG41~TransMembrane:1 (o336-356i)) — protein MPGVPSYRGCDACRKQKKKCDMATPACSRCSRLKIACVGCGQLRYKFKDQTDLQVVRSSKKARSKASPQFETESDSPGSIISIASSRDSARSGAFISLLDITDPSYDLRCYGPWFKDLPRRLGTNEALDAAVEAMVGFYPHLRRHEQSSLSRGSLVKYVNALQALRTCLNDPQKASKAETLCAVYILLICQGWTGKDNDQKVSHGEGLAFLLTAAESGQSSDQFHETIRDTLYVPVILEAIFNPRIRLGSWFLRFKDRAFGPPAPITHGAQKMMSLELKSLARIPDLIREPAKYIDDISNSYQRMRIEIPLLKAALHLADALASKSPTSGFIKTRIQYQVSFGLLVGCALIFNGYLRAFGADDGNMVEEADNMANDAIKLAHDASQYRPLGASFVPLCLIPAWTATDDIEIQQRVVEALMVYQDDFSPATSRGWYIMAYWLRGEMDRIRSGLGPSPVEDYSERQWGTIMLDEKGNLMCGDDVSDWFYSSD, from the exons ATGCCGGGTGTGCCAAGCTATCGCGGATGCGATGCGTGcaggaagcagaagaaaaag TGCGATATGGCCACGCCCGCCTGCTCTCGGTGCTCGCGCTTGAAAATCGCCTGTGTGGGCTGTGGCCAGCTGCGATACAAGTTCAAGGACCAGACGGATCTGCAGGTGGTGCGATCGTCTAAGAAAGCCCGAAGCAAAGCATCCCCCCAGTTTGAGACCGAGAGTGACAGTCCAGGgtccatcatcagcattgCGTCCAGCAGAGACTCTGCTCGATCGGGTGCTTTTATTTCTCTGTTGGACATCACCGATCCCAGCTACGATCTTCGCTGCTACGGCCCGTGGTTTAAGGATCTGCCTCGGCGTCTGGGCACCAATGAAGCTCTGGATGCGGCGGTAGAGGCCATGGTAGGATTCTACCCTCACCTGCGAAGGCATGAGCAGTCATCTTTGTCTCGGGGCTCGCTGGTCAAGTATGTAAATGCGTTGCAAGCGCTGAGAACCTGCTTGAATGATCCCCAGAAAGCAAGTAAAGCGGAGACGCTGTGCGCCGTATATATCCTGTTGATTTGCCAA GGATGGACAGGAAAAGACAATGATCAAAAGGTGAGCCATGGAGAAGGGCTTGCATTCTTGCTTACCGCGGCAGAGTCTGGTCAATCTTCAGACCAGTTCCATGAAACTATACGTGACACCCTCTATGTGCCAGTT ATTCTAGAAGCCATATTCAACCCCAGAATACGGCTTGGCTCTTGGTTTTTGCGGTTCAAGGATCGCGCCTTTGGTCCACCAGCCCCCATTACTCATGGCGCACAAAAAATGATGAGCCTGGAGTTAAAGAGCCTCGCTCGAATTCCAGATCTGATACGTGAACCTGCCAAATACATTGACGATATTTCAAACTCATATCAGCGAATGCGCATCGAAATCCCGCTGCTTAAAGCCGCTCTGCACCTGGCCGATGCTCTTGCCTCCAAATCGCCGACGAGCGGATTTATAAAGACTCGTATCCAGTATCAGGTGTCCTTTGGCCTCTTAGTGGGGTGTGCTCTGATTTTCAACGGATATCTGCGAGCCTTTGGAGCTGATGATGGGAACATGGTTGAAGAAGCGGACAACATGGCCAACGATGCCATTAAACTGGCTCACGATGCCTCTCAGTATCGGCCTCTAGGCGCCAGCTTCGTACCCCTGTGCCTCATTCCAGCCTGGACGGCCACGGACGACATTGAGATTCAGCAAAGAGTGGTTGAAGCACTGATGGTCTACCAAGACGACTTTTCGCCCGCCACAAGCAGGGGCTGGTACATCATGGCATATTGGCTGAGAGGTGAGATGGATCGCATTAGAAGCGGATTGGGGCCATCGCCGGTAGAGGATTACAGCGAACGGCAGTGGGGGACAATAATGCTTGATGAGAAGGGCAATTTGATGTGCGGTGATGATGTAAGCGATTGGTTTTATTCCTCGGATTGA
- a CDS encoding uncharacterized protein (CAZy:GH18) yields MVPQSRAWFCPCSCMGGSSDSEQEHHQQPPDAARPPVDATNGYQTRPPHLSRDYMNGVYYPSWLVYKDKTPATLDVGNITHIFYAFVGVNEDGSLRWIDEHADLVKDVDGEKGALHALAKLKRQNPHLKTIASIGGGADSKQFCTLAASHNGRQTLAKQVRHLCDRYKLDGVDIDWEHPKNTHEGHDYVKLLQECRNALPEKTHLLTTALPVGQYILKHIDLRAVSHLVNYINLMAYDFTGSWTSVCGNHAQLHSPHGGLQSSYPELGVCATDGVEYILSKGVPSRKLVFGVPAYARYFPVAEGPGCSTEGAGEMDYYEMPDEWVDNAVVEETSVAAWYVDQDREKGYITFDVPRTVYMKAKYVTHKHLGGLFYWTGTGDKPGRLSLVAAGKRGLDE; encoded by the exons ATGGTCCCTCAGTCTCGAGCCTGGTTCTGTCCGTGCTCGTGCATGGGCGGATCGTCTGACAGCGAACAAGAGCATCACCAACAGCCACCGGATGCTGCGCGACCACCCGTGGACGCCACCAATGGCTACCAGACGCGTCCTCCGCATTTGTCTCGCGATTATATGAATGGTGTATATTATCCCAGCTGGCTGGTGTACAAAGACAAGACGCCTGCGACTCTTGACGTTGGCAATATCACGCACATCTTCTATGCCTTTGTTGG TGTTAATGAAGATGGTTCTCTTCGA TGGATCGATGAGCACGCCGACTTAGTCAAGGATGTCGATGGCGAGAAAGGCGCTCTGCATGCCCTTGCAAAACTCAAGCGCCAGAATCCTCATCTCAAGACTATTGCTTCCATAGGAGGAGGCGCCGATAGCAAACAGTTTTGTACGCTGGCTGCCAGTCACAACGGGCGACAGACGCTTGCGAAGCAAGTCCGCCATCTTTGCGACCGCTATAAACTCGATGGCGTTGATA TTGATTGGGAACACCCTAAAAACACGCACGAGGGTCATGACTATGTGAAGCTTCTCCAAGAGTGCCGCAATGCCCTTCCCGAAAAGACTCATCTTCTCACCACCGCTCTTCCGGTTGGTCAGTACATTCTCAAGCATATCGATCTCCGAGCAGTGTCTCACCTAGTCAATTACATCAACCTCATGGCGTACGACTTCACCGGCTCCTGGACAAGTGTCTGCGGTAATCATGCGCAGCTGCATTCCCCACACGGCGGTCTCCAATCTTCATATCCAGAACTCGGCGTGTGCGCGACAGATGGCGTCGAGTACATTTTATCCAAAGGTGTCCCTAGTCGAAAACTTGTCTTTGGCGTTCCCGCTTATGCAAGATATTTCCCCGTCGCCGAGGGACCAGGCTGCTCGACCGAAGGCGCAGGAGAAATGGACTACTACGAGATGCCGGATGAATGGGTAGACAATGCCGTGGTTGAAGAAACATCTGTGGCAGCTTGGTACGTAGATCAAGATCGTGAGAAAGGTTACATCACGTTCGATGTTCCGAGGACGGTATATATGAAGGCCAAGTATGTGACTCACAAACATCTTGGGGGGCTGTTCTACTGGACGGGCACTGGTGACAAGCCTGGAAGGTTGAGCTTGGTGGCTGCGGGGAAGAGAGGGCTTGACGAATAA